A window from Clostridia bacterium encodes these proteins:
- the argR gene encoding arginine repressor, translating into MSKKDRHNKILALISNFDVETQGQLTDMLIEHGFDVTQATVSRDIKELKLVKTTNYANHYKYTIPSANTSGTMQARLVGVLQHAVTSIRSAMNMISVKTIPGSAQGCAMAIETLNFDEVMGVIAGDDTIFIMTPSDADAKSLVAKLEEVIG; encoded by the coding sequence ATGTCTAAAAAGGACCGACACAATAAAATTCTGGCACTCATTTCCAACTTTGACGTGGAAACCCAGGGTCAGCTGACCGACATGCTGATTGAGCACGGCTTTGACGTGACCCAGGCAACGGTGTCCAGAGATATCAAGGAATTAAAGCTTGTCAAAACCACCAACTATGCAAATCATTATAAGTACACCATTCCGTCCGCTAATACCTCGGGGACTATGCAGGCGCGCTTAGTTGGCGTATTGCAGCATGCAGTTACATCAATCCGCTCTGCCATGAACATGATTTCGGTTAAAACCATTCCCGGCTCTGCCCAGGGCTGTGCCATGGCAATCGAAACCTTAAATTTTGACGAGGTTATGGGTGTAATTGCAGGGGATGATACCATTTTTATCATGACTCCCTCGGATGCGGATGCAAAAAGCCTTGTGGCAAAACTGGAAGAAGTAATCGGATAA
- the recN gene encoding DNA repair protein RecN yields the protein MLLSLHIENIAIMDNVDIEFEEGFCVLTGETGAGKSILIDSINLLTGERSSKELVRTGAEKAYVEGAVYTCDPTVCQKLSDAGIAFEEGEPIVLSREISKDGRSVVRINGRMSTTGFLKDLCKDLINIHGQKDSQSILDEAFHGAFLDGFAHTEQAKEAYKTAYKAVTETRKKLAEIKQNNELAEQKKEILSYQVDELKKANLRDGEEEELNTLRARFLNSETVLTALNECYAALCGDEEQLGALDLLENGLNSLTTLMKYDPEAEGVYEKLENLKYELEDCVSFVRDAKDSSDLEDVDINAVEGRLDTLSRLKRKYGDSVAEMLETLERLEQELYGIENADYLEQQLKKTLKEQEEVLKASAEVLTAQRQKGAKALSEAVVTALAELDMEKTEFKVELTPCELNANGAEKAEFLIAPNRGESLKPLTKIASGGELSRVILALKAALSEVDTVSTMIFDEVDTGVSGRAAQKIAEKIKKLSENKQIFVITHLAQVAAFGQHHYKISKQDVDGKTRSQVEKLDEQGRVQELARIMSGTQITESSISAAKELLEIAGRA from the coding sequence ATGCTTTTAAGCTTACACATCGAAAACATTGCTATTATGGACAATGTGGACATAGAATTTGAAGAGGGCTTTTGCGTACTCACCGGTGAAACCGGTGCAGGTAAGTCTATTTTAATTGACTCCATAAATCTTCTGACGGGCGAGCGAAGCTCCAAAGAGCTGGTGCGCACCGGTGCGGAAAAAGCTTATGTGGAGGGTGCGGTGTATACTTGCGACCCAACGGTTTGCCAAAAGCTTAGTGATGCCGGCATCGCCTTTGAAGAGGGCGAGCCCATTGTGTTGTCCCGGGAAATCTCAAAAGACGGCAGAAGTGTGGTACGCATCAACGGCAGAATGTCCACCACCGGCTTTTTAAAGGATTTGTGCAAGGATTTGATTAACATCCACGGACAAAAGGACAGCCAGTCCATTTTAGACGAGGCGTTCCATGGCGCGTTCTTAGACGGCTTTGCCCATACCGAACAGGCAAAGGAAGCGTACAAAACCGCCTACAAAGCGGTTACCGAAACCCGGAAAAAGCTTGCGGAAATCAAGCAGAATAACGAGCTTGCGGAGCAGAAAAAAGAAATTTTAAGCTATCAGGTAGACGAGCTGAAAAAAGCAAATTTAAGAGACGGTGAGGAGGAAGAATTAAACACCCTGCGTGCCAGATTCTTAAACTCTGAAACGGTACTGACCGCGCTGAACGAGTGCTACGCCGCCCTTTGCGGAGACGAAGAGCAGTTGGGCGCGCTGGATTTGCTGGAAAACGGTTTAAATTCCCTTACAACCCTGATGAAATACGACCCGGAGGCAGAAGGCGTTTACGAAAAGCTCGAAAATTTAAAATATGAATTAGAGGACTGTGTATCCTTTGTGCGGGATGCAAAGGACAGCTCCGATTTAGAGGATGTGGACATCAACGCCGTAGAGGGCAGACTGGACACTTTAAGCCGTTTAAAACGCAAATACGGCGATTCGGTTGCCGAAATGCTCGAAACCTTAGAGCGTTTAGAGCAGGAGCTTTACGGTATCGAAAACGCAGATTATCTGGAACAACAGCTGAAAAAAACATTAAAAGAGCAGGAGGAGGTGCTTAAAGCCAGTGCAGAAGTGTTAACGGCACAACGGCAAAAAGGAGCTAAGGCGTTATCCGAAGCGGTGGTGACCGCTCTTGCTGAGCTGGATATGGAAAAAACCGAATTTAAGGTAGAACTTACCCCCTGCGAACTGAACGCAAACGGTGCCGAAAAGGCAGAATTCCTAATCGCACCAAACAGAGGCGAAAGCTTAAAGCCGTTAACAAAGATTGCCTCGGGCGGTGAGCTTTCCCGTGTAATTTTGGCGCTTAAAGCGGCACTTTCCGAGGTAGATACCGTATCGACCATGATTTTTGACGAGGTGGATACAGGCGTCAGCGGAAGAGCGGCACAGAAAATTGCAGAAAAAATCAAAAAGCTTTCCGAAAACAAGCAGATTTTTGTCATCACGCATTTGGCGCAGGTGGCGGCATTCGGACAGCATCACTATAAAATCAGCAAGCAGGATGTGGACGGGAAAACCCGTTCGCAGGTAGAAAAGCTTGACGAGCAGGGCAGGGTGCAGGAACTGGCGCGTATCATGAGCGGTACGCAGATTACCGAAAGCAGTATCTCTGCCGCAAAGGAATTGCTTGAGATTGCAGGCAGAGCATAA